The segment AGGAATAGAGTAGCGTATAGATGCATCTATGTTAAATCTGTCTTCAACTTTTCTGTCATTCATAATCCAAGGAGAGGCATAGTTCCCATTCAAGCTGATGTTAATTGCCTTGCCGATTGAAAATGTATTACGCAAAGAAGCATAACCTTGTAAAATTCTTTGCTTGTAAGAGCTTTCCGGAAGATATATATATTGCAATCCAATATTAGAGGAGAGGTGCCAAAACGGAAATAATTTTCCTCCAAAACTGTGGCTCACATCAAAAGTCGTTTGCTTTCCTCCATTTATATTAGTCATATACAATGTATCTTGAACGCTGTATATATAGTTTGTGATAGGCGATGGAGTGTAGGCCCATCCAAAGTTTAGAATATGTCTTCCGAAGATAAAACTCAGTCCTATATTATCTGTTTTTTGCGCCTTTAATAATGGATTTCCAACAGAGAATACCTGCTCAGATGTTTTAATGGAATAGTTATTCAAAAGAGCAAATGGTGGGCGAAACACACTTCTGGAGTAATTAAGGCGGATAGACACCTTTTCGTTTGCTTTATATGATACAACTGCAGACGGAAACCAATCTATATACCTTTGTTGAATATCAGTATTGTAAGACTTTAAATCCGTATATTCCATTCTTAGCCCTACAGTCATAAACCATTTATCCAAGGACAACTGGGCATTGCCATAAGCGGATGTAATATTCTCTCGATACTTGTAAAAGTCTTCATTTTTATATTGATCCTTAATTTCAAAAATATTCGTGTTCTTTCGATGGGTTGTAGCATATTTTGTACCCACATTGATGCTGAAAGGTTTAATTATTTGGTGAGAATATGATAACTGTGTATAAAACATGGTAGAGTTCGCTTTGTTGCCTATATATTCCTGATGCTGGGATGATGTAGGTTGATAAAGGAAATAATCCTGTTGGGTTTCATCATTGTTTGTAATAAAATTTGCCAACCAGTGCAATTTGTTCTTCCCTTTCTGAGGAGTAAAAAAGTAATTGGCTGTCAAAGAGTGAGAAAAGACTTTTGGCACTTCATTAATTTCCACTTGCGAAGTAGTTAGAACATCTTTTAATGCTGTTTGGATAGCTATTTCTCTTTGACTCTTGCTGTTCAGATTACCATAAAGAGATCCTTCTATACCAAACCCATGTTTGCCCTTGGTATAGTTCAAGCCATAACTTGCATCTATATTCTGTCTCCTTATATTGGATGTATGACTTTCCTGTTTTTGTTCTTGGTACAACTGTTCGATTTGAGATGTAGTTATTGATTTTAAACCTTTTGGTTCGGCTTGACCTATAGCAACATTAGCAAAAAGCGACAGTCCTCCTTTTCCATAAATAGTGCTTACATTAAGATTCTCTGAAAATAATGGTCGGTCATTACCTTCAACTCCATTAAAACCGAATGTGGCTTGGATTGCTCCAGTAAAACCTGATGGATTTTTCATAACAATATTCACATAGCCTCCTTCTATTGAGGCATCCATATCAGCCGTTCTTCCCTGGTGCACTTCAATACGTTCTATTTCGCTTAGTGGTACAGCGTTAAGGTAAGACAACAATGATGAACCTTTTTCCTGTTTAATTCCATTTACTCTAATCTCTCCAGTGTTGCCCGCTACCTCTACCCCTGAAGAGGTAAGTGTGACTAAAGGGGTATAGGCTAAAGCATCAACTGCTGTGACATTCTCCGTAATTGGTAAAGACCGGACATCAAACACCAATTTCCCATCATGCTCCTTGTAACTTTTCCTTTTAGCTGTAATGGTAACATTATCCAAAAGAAGAGCCTGAGACCTTACTGTTACCGTTCCTAAATCGGTATCTTGTGCTATTTCAACTGGAGCTTCATATAATATATGTCCGAACATGGAAATGGACAACAGATAATCACCTTTTTGAACTTCAGTCGATGAAAAGCCTAAACTATCTGTATAGGAGATGGATTCAATTGTCTTTGAATCTTTTATAAATTTACATACTGCATTTTCGACAGGTTGTGCTGCTTCATCTTTCAAATAAAATTTTACTGTATGCTTTTGAGCAAAACAAAAGCAATAAAAAAATAAAAATAAGCCTGTAAATAAAGATCTCATAATGATAAAGTTATGTTATTAATAAAAAATATCAATTGCAAAATTCGAACTTGTTGATGATTAGCCGATGTCCTAAGTTGGTTTCTGACGTTTCGGTTAAA is part of the Parabacteroides sp. AD58 genome and harbors:
- a CDS encoding outer membrane beta-barrel family protein, which gives rise to MRSLFTGLFLFFYCFCFAQKHTVKFYLKDEAAQPVENAVCKFIKDSKTIESISYTDSLGFSSTEVQKGDYLLSISMFGHILYEAPVEIAQDTDLGTVTVRSQALLLDNVTITAKRKSYKEHDGKLVFDVRSLPITENVTAVDALAYTPLVTLTSSGVEVAGNTGEIRVNGIKQEKGSSLLSYLNAVPLSEIERIEVHQGRTADMDASIEGGYVNIVMKNPSGFTGAIQATFGFNGVEGNDRPLFSENLNVSTIYGKGGLSLFANVAIGQAEPKGLKSITTSQIEQLYQEQKQESHTSNIRRQNIDASYGLNYTKGKHGFGIEGSLYGNLNSKSQREIAIQTALKDVLTTSQVEINEVPKVFSHSLTANYFFTPQKGKNKLHWLANFITNNDETQQDYFLYQPTSSQHQEYIGNKANSTMFYTQLSYSHQIIKPFSINVGTKYATTHRKNTNIFEIKDQYKNEDFYKYRENITSAYGNAQLSLDKWFMTVGLRMEYTDLKSYNTDIQQRYIDWFPSAVVSYKANEKVSIRLNYSRSVFRPPFALLNNYSIKTSEQVFSVGNPLLKAQKTDNIGLSFIFGRHILNFGWAYTPSPITNYIYSVQDTLYMTNINGGKQTTFDVSHSFGGKLFPFWHLSSNIGLQYIYLPESSYKQRILQGYASLRNTFSIGKAINISLNGNYASPWIMNDRKVEDRFNIDASIRYSIPKYNLSFILSGKNLVARRRTSSVTSNKYVLYQSWSETAPCSVTFGISWNFSGGKKKDVEYNAPQDYNMDKYRL